The Primulina eburnea isolate SZY01 chromosome 12, ASM2296580v1, whole genome shotgun sequence genome includes the window acgggtcgtatttgtgagacggatctcttatttggattatccatgaaaaagtcttattttttagagtgagtctcacgggtcctattttttatgctaaaagtactactttttattgtgaatatgggtagggttgacacgtctcacagattaaaatccgtgagacgatctcgcatgagactcactcataaaGATTcataaaaccgtctcacaagatatatatatatatatatttaatttacgtTTGCAAATGtctaaaattttataaagttttCATAATCAATTTTTTAAGTTTTTGTAAACACTGAATTATCAATAGTGGCAACTGTgttttttcttgtttatttgacgTGCGATACTTGCACTATGTTTGAAAGTAAAGATTTGGATTCACAAATCCTTGTTTTAACTAGGATTTAAAAAACATAATTAGATTTTAAGGAATTTCATAGGATTTGTCTGGATTTTATGGGTATAAATAAATCTTCTCAAAACTGATCagattttattaaatttgaatttgaataaaactaaaaaaaaatatctataACCACTACTTTTCGTTTTATCATTCTACCATCTTTATATGTTTTGATTGGATTCaatgataaatttatttattaataattttgcaTATTTGATTCTTGAGATCTACTCTCATAATTGACATGAAGATTGAACAATTCTTTAttcaataaaattttgtttttctaTTTATAAAATTACTATGTGGttgaatatttaattttgaaataatttatttggtaaaatttatatttgtatatttagatgttatgtttaataattttattttaatagtgATCACTAACaatagttaattaattatataagatTTTATGTTGTTTGTATAATACAAATATATAGTTGAAATTGTATGAGGAAACATACGATacgattaattttatttttttttgataatatgattaatatgttttaaaaatttatttatgcatAAGATTGTTATTTtagttaaattttaaattttaaaattcaaatcatgttttTCCCAAgcgaaaaatgaatttttaaatatcatttttaaaattaaaccaAACAAGATAGAATTCCAGATCCATTGATTTTcaaatccaaattcaaatccaatTCTATGTCCAAATCAAAATCCAAAATTTTAAACATTCAAACACACGGTTGGTGTACTACAATTTGAGTGGGTCTCACCCGTGAGATGGGTCAaacctacctatattcacaataaaaagtaatactcttagcataaaaaataatatttttcacggatgacccaaataagagatccgtttcacaaatacgacccgtaaaaccgtccaacacaagtttttgtcttgtaATTTATCAATAATTCCACTCGTTCTACACAACACACTACAATTTGGCACAAACGCATTCACGCTTATGTCGTGGGAGTATTACCCCGATTGCATATTCGAGAGCTGTAATTACTTTTGCATGTATTGGATTTGTCGAATTTTCTTATACGTATCTATACATACACTCTCAATCATGCTTACAATTGTTTGGTGgatatttcataaaaaaaaattgtataaataatGTGATTGAATCTATATATCATAATAGGTCATGAATTCATGTTAAATAAgcataaatataaataacagtaaacgTGTATCATAATTCATTGATTAATGTAGCATTGTGGTTATAGATCTTTCGAGACAAAAGAAAATCGACCGCTTTATTTTTGTCTTAGAAGCTATATCTAGAATATGTGTACTATATATACTATGCGTTATTCTATGTCTCTCGAGTATTATAACCTTATATAACTTTAATAATCTTCGACCCATCATAAAAGACTTAATCGAGCTGTGTTTTTAcatataaggtatatcttgccaatttatttaataatttgaaaactcataattaattatatcaatatATTGAGTTCTTTATTAGATATTTTAGTCAtgtataattgattaaattacgTGAATTTACAAAATAGTTTCAACGATATCCTACTTGGGCCACATAAGTTATCCCGATATTGTAAATGCAAAAATTGGATTGAGGTCTTGCTGTTTAGACCAAAATATTCCTTAACAATCTGGTCTATCAATTATACCAATATTAAACAAAAGCGGTCATTACTACGTTTAAAGTAACTAGACCTATCAACGATAagcataatcaataacatatatcCAGTATGAATGTATAGCATGGAAATACGTAAATGTGATCCCAAAATAAAATATGCATTTGCAACTGGTCCTCTTAAAACtcaaagaaaattaaatttttatatttcagatttttatttCTCAATTTAGATTTGAagaattcccaaaaattaaaatgaatttcCATATCAATCAATTAAACAATTATCATAATTCAACATGAAAATGACATTGATACCACttttacatatttatttaacaaaaataaatatacatatatatatatatatataaatatatatatatatatatatatagatataataTGTGATTGAATCCATATAATAGTAAACGTGCATCATAATTCAATGATTGATCTAGCGTTGTAATTATAAATCGTCCAAAGCAACAGAAAATTGACCACCATATTCTTGTCTTAAATGAGAGAAGGAGGGAGATTAGAATGTGTCTActgtatatatattttgtatTATTCTATGTGCATCGGAGATCATAATCGTATATAATTTTAACAGTACTCTTCGACCCATCATAGATTACTTAGTTAGGCTAAGTTTTACACAAATGTGGATTAtatcaatttatttaataatttgaaaacacataattaattagatctctttattagattttttttattaaatagctTGTATGTATACAACTATTAAATTATGTGAACGTTCAAAATAATTCCTACCTTGTTTACTTTATACCCAAGATTATTAAAACCTGAGTAGCTCATGCTAATCGAGTCTCAATAACAATTCATCGTACATACAAAAATTCAAAACTATGCACATAGATCGAACTGATGAAGTACTTGTATAGCAAAACAGAAGATCTGCGGTGTTCATCTTTTCTCGAGCTCTAGCGTACTCGACTCTGGATCCGACGACCGATGTTCGATGGCTCCACTTTTGTCCATTGTTGATCGTTGCTTTCTCCTTTTACACAACAAGAATCCAATAACGAACACAACACCAAGTATAAATCTTAGTCCCAGTAGTGACGCTGTATGATTTAAAACATCAAAACAGAACAAGTAAGCACATGTTGGGTACTGCACGCTTACTAAAATCTTTGACATGTTTTATATGAATGGTTTATATCTTCTTACCAATACCGACACCCACGACGAATATCAAAACTGTGAAAGGAAAGAGGATGTAAGATCAGATGATGATGtacagaaaaagaaaaagaaaaagtagAGAAACAAGAAATGTTGGGAAATGTACCTCCATAGTATTCCAGTTTGCCTGCATTACATAAGTAAAAGAAATGTTAGTTTTCCAACATTTTAAACTTGAAACCAGCCTTGAATTTGAACTTTATATGTAATGACAAAATAAGTATTCTTTCAAAGATTTGTTTAAGAATCAAATACTCGAGCAAATAGGAGGTGCCTATTGTGGACTTTAGATTGAAAATATCGTATAAATATGTATGGTTAAGTAATTACGACAAGAAAATAAAGCTTACATCCAAAAGTGCGCTCGGAAAATGGTGTATCCTCGTAACAATAATGGCGGCAACGAATCTTGTTATCCTCCAGCGAGCATCTTCCATTACTCCTGTCGCACTCTCCACACAATGCACGAAACCAAATAAGCTCCATTCCATACGCCATCGAATCATGGATAATCGTATAATTTCTATTGCCATTCAAAGTATCCGATGAAACCAGAGTTCTCCTGTCCTCCCTGCAAAACTCCGTCGTTTCCGAATCCAGAGCCCATCCAACAACAAAATAGCTGTAAACCCTCGAAGAATTTGAGAAAGCAGTTGGGTTCCCACAGACGGGATCCTCCACGTACAACCGATTACTCACGGGTTTCAGACAGTTGACAAGTATTATGTCCGTGTTAGAAAAACCGGGGGACAGGTAACGTGTCTCTAGAGTATTCGAAGAATAAGCTGGACACGAAGAGTGGTTTTTCTCAACAATACCGAGATCCGATACGCGGATGGAGAAGTTATTGTAGGAGATTGATCGGACGACGTATTTTGCAGAATCTGATTGAAGAATGGATCGATTTTGGAGGCACTGTAGCTTGAAAATGGGGTCTGGGTGGCCACAGTTTGGGGGATCGGTGGCCAACCGGAACGGGTAGCTTAGGCTGATTTCGCCGCAAGAAGAGCTGACACATGACGAGGAATTATGGGATCTGGTTCCAGCAGGGAACCAAAATAAGATTAAGATTGTTAGAATAAAAAACATGGGCTTCCCTTTCAACATCCTGTAATGATTCTCTAGTACGAAAAGTGAAGAAATTTATGGAACTGACAGTTTCTTGGATGGTTTATTGAATGATTTGTGGAGTAAGCGGCGAAGTCCTGATTTATACGCAGAAAGGGCTAAATCAAGAATTGTGTCAACATTTGGAATAAATATGGAGTTTGAGCGATTCAAATTTCAAAGGCACAGCTTGTTCGGATCCATTTGGTCCAACTTGGTTTGCCCAAGTGGGTGTGGGTGGCGTGGTCCCTATTCAATCATCTCTTTGATTTCTCCTATTTTCAAACTAATCATTTTTGTTGTatattttaaaatctacaaGGCTCCTTTATCTATAAGCACGGTTAACAATGAGATCAAATATGTGCCCAAACTCTCAAATTTTAATGGAACCACGAAAGCAATAGCCCATCCCTTGCACATATGCTTTGGTGCCGGAAAAACAACCGGCGGAGGATGATTAAACATATAATCATACTTACCgattttcttttgaagaaagaaAAGAGATAAATATGAAGAGGAAAGAAAGTCTGAATATTTTCTTTTAGAAAAAAAGAGTAAAGAAAAAACCAAGGAATTTTAACATCACCACGCGAAGAAATTTGAATAATGACGAATTTTTTTCTATGCATAATACCATATTCATTACTAGAtatgaaagaaatggataaaataaaatttaaatccaTAATAAAGTAACAAAACTTTTTGTTCATAGACTAGATAATCTCTATTCTCTATATTGTAAAAGTTTATCATAATAAAAGCAACAAGAAAATTTAAGAACTTTTCACAGTTCATCATGAACTACGTCTTCCTCATCTGCCGCGCCGCCATCGGACCGCTGATAAACGGCGGTGATGATTGGATTGCAGATGGACTCCACCTCTTTAATTTGAGCTTCTCGTCGTAATCCTCCTTCTCTGCGTCCTGACTGTCGTCCATCCACTGGAGGGCCTCCTTTGTTACGGCCTCGATTTTCTCCTTCTCGTCGGGATCTAACTTCTCCGCCAGTTTGTCCTTGTCGTCTATCTGATTCCTCATGTTGTACAGGTACGACTCCAGGCCGTTCCGGGCGTCGATTCTCTCTTTGACCTTCCTGTCTTCCTCCGCGAACTCCTCCGCCTCCTTCACCTTACGCTCGATCTCTTCTTCAGACATACGGCCTTTGTCATTGGTGATGGTGATCTTTGCGGAACGACCGGCGGCCATATCTTCGGCTTTGACATTTAGAATGCCACTGACATCTATCGCGAATGTTACTTTAATCTGAGGAGTTCCTCTATcgaaatcaaacaaaaaaataataattaatgtttCATAATTAACAGATGGAACATCGATCGGCTGTTAAATGTTAATACAAACCTTGGGGCAGGAGCTAGTCCGGTGAGATCAAAACTTCCAAGTAATTTACAGTCCTTGGTCATACTTCTTTCACCCTCAAAGACCTGTATGTATTATATCAAACAAGAACGAAAACGTCATCATTATGCAACCTTCTTAAGATGGATAGATAGATTTCAAGAATTACGTACGGACCTGAATGGAGACAGTGGTCTGTTTGTCCTGGGACGTGGTGAAAACCTGAGATCTCTCGGTTGGGATGGGAGTGTTTCTTGGAATCAATTTGGACATCACTCCTCCCACAGTTTCGATTCCGAGGGTAAGCGGAGCCACGTCCAAAAGAAGAACATCTGAGTTAGCAACAATTAATTAGTGATCCCATGGATACACACAACCGATTGATTCTAAATATCAAGAAAGTCATTACGTACCTTTGGTCTTTTCACCTCCCTCTCCACTGATGATTCCTCCTTGAACAGCGGCACCAAATGCAACCGCCTCGTCTGGGTTCACGCCCTTATTTGGTTCCTTCCCGTCGAAGTATTCTTTCAAAAGCTGTTGAATCTTTGGAATCCTGGTGCTACCACCCACGAGAACGATTTCATCAATCTGGTGCTTTCCCAAACCAGCATCCGCCAGGGCCTTCTTGACAGGGCCCATGGTCTTTTTGAACAAATCGTTGTTCAATTCCTCGAAACGAGCTCTCGTAAGTGGTTCGGAGAAATCCATGCCATCAAAGAGGGACTCGATCTCTACACGGACTTGGTGCTGATTGCTCAAAGCCCTCTTAGCACGCTCACTTTCTCTCCTTAACTTTCCCATTGCTCTGTTATCCTTACTAATGTCCTTCCCATGCTTCTTTTTTATCAACTTAACGAAGTACTCCATAATCATGTGATCAAAATCCTCTCCTGAAATAATGAA containing:
- the LOC140808185 gene encoding LEAF RUST 10 DISEASE-RESISTANCEUS RECEPTOR-LIKE PROTEIN KINASE-like 1.4, giving the protein MLKGKPMFFILTILILFWFPAGTRSHNSSSCVSSSCGEISLSYPFRLATDPPNCGHPDPIFKLQCLQNRSILQSDSAKYVVRSISYNNFSIRVSDLGIVEKNHSSCPAYSSNTLETRYLSPGFSNTDIILVNCLKPVSNRLYVEDPVCGNPTAFSNSSRVYSYFVVGWALDSETTEFCREDRRTLVSSDTLNGNRNYTIIHDSMAYGMELIWFRALCGECDRSNGRCSLEDNKIRCRHYCYEDTPFSERTFGCKLEYYGVLIFVVGVGIASLLGLRFILGVVFVIGFLLCKRRKQRSTMDKSGAIEHRSSDPESSTLELEKR